In Deinococcus sedimenti, a single genomic region encodes these proteins:
- a CDS encoding N-acetylmuramoyl-L-alanine amidase: MIIVLDPGHGDTPGAPGYDSGACDGNRHEAVAALEAALTLKHILTGMGFTVHLTRDGTAGGKPDLNQRLTRARQLGARAFISVHYDSKFEKPRHRRGCYYAPGTASRLMADALRRRMGRDFWIAPSSSSRFNGLYIDAFPDALPSVMLELDSIQYAPATRDRSGRLALLTPYAKTIAAFLNAKGSVK; encoded by the coding sequence ATGATCATCGTCCTCGACCCCGGCCATGGGGATACCCCCGGCGCACCGGGCTACGACTCAGGCGCCTGTGACGGCAACCGGCATGAAGCCGTCGCTGCCCTCGAAGCCGCCCTCACCCTCAAGCACATCCTCACGGGCATGGGCTTCACCGTGCACCTCACGCGCGACGGGACCGCTGGAGGCAAGCCAGACCTGAACCAGCGCCTGACCCGGGCCCGCCAACTCGGCGCCCGCGCCTTCATCTCTGTGCACTACGACAGCAAGTTCGAGAAGCCGCGCCATCGCAGAGGCTGCTACTACGCCCCCGGGACCGCCAGTCGACTGATGGCCGATGCACTGCGACGGCGCATGGGACGGGACTTCTGGATTGCCCCGAGTAGCTCTTCGCGATTCAACGGCTTGTATATCGATGCGTTCCCCGACGCACTCCCGTCCGTGATGCTCGAACTCGACTCGATCCAGTACGCGCCCGCCACCCGTGACCGCAGCGGGCGCCTGGCCCTGCTCACCCCCTACGCCAAGACCATCGCCGCGTTCCTGAACGCGAAAGGAAGTGTCAAATGA